From Mycoplasmopsis gallinacea, the proteins below share one genomic window:
- the rplK gene encoding 50S ribosomal protein L11, giving the protein MAKEIQRIAKLQFPAGKAKPGPALAGVGVNMPEFTKAFNDATRDRGDEPVPVQITVYKDKTFEFKLFTAPASYKIKEAAKIQSGAANSKTTIVATISVDQLRAIAEYKLPDLNTDDVEAAMATIAGTAKQMGVLVEGYDDIFKAKAEAKAAAKAASAAKAKEAALAAAEEELVETKGQAIEVNVIKEKSEEGEE; this is encoded by the coding sequence ATGGCAAAAGAAATTCAACGTATAGCTAAGTTGCAATTCCCTGCCGGGAAAGCTAAACCAGGTCCAGCTCTTGCTGGAGTTGGTGTTAACATGCCAGAATTCACAAAGGCATTTAACGATGCAACAAGAGATAGAGGTGATGAACCAGTTCCTGTACAAATTACAGTTTACAAAGACAAAACATTCGAATTTAAATTATTCACAGCTCCTGCTTCATACAAAATTAAAGAAGCTGCAAAAATCCAAAGTGGTGCTGCAAACTCTAAAACAACAATCGTTGCTACAATTTCAGTAGACCAACTTAGAGCAATTGCTGAATACAAACTTCCAGATCTTAACACAGATGATGTTGAAGCTGCAATGGCTACAATCGCTGGAACAGCAAAACAAATGGGTGTTTTAGTTGAAGGATATGACGATATCTTCAAAGCTAAGGCAGAAGCTAAAGCTGCTGCAAAAGCTGCTTCAGCTGCTAAAGCTAAAGAAGCTGCACTTGCTGCTGCTGAAGAAGAATTAGTTGAAACAAAAGGTCAAGCAATCGAAGTTAATGTAATTAAAGAAAAATCAGAAGAAGGAGAAGAGTAA
- a CDS encoding DUF4011 domain-containing protein, translating into MKVDIIETLTNKLLKIGLDNQNINFRETKTSTVKINYDLNAFLDSVEKKKSIYFEASKNDIKPILNESPKHIILPAVGSKEEQSRILKNLSRKHATFIEENNINILYLAVGFVRWTEEDKFQTEHYAPLLFLPVKLIQKSIKSQFELLIEESNFIENLAFIKKIKKESSFDFSLIDKHHLENLSLAKYYEEYAKLFKKHLPNQKWTIVNDCYLSIFTDQNLYIINDIEQNQEKFLNNDFVKLIFGESANLEKFDFKDLSDKQVDLKLDPNKYWHFLPADISQEKAIQYAIDGKSYVLQGPPGTGKSQTIINIITELIARNKKVLFVSEKQAALDVVYNKLHSNGLSDFVLAIHKISDRNKKDIINDLHNSLENSRIISEVKQDFTETVKNSYTSAKEKLINYGELLLEIYQPLKVNLYQLIGRYFNLKKAQELIFKIHNISAIDDNLLNKIVLGIKKYEFSLKEIDYNSKNNPWYGFKNTTITNNQTNTLGNHFETVIQNFDPVMEEEFIKELHEFEKFIYLINLDWKSHTLNIEEDLRLLDYKNIKQHENEELKKELLKIFKTTVFNLDFSKYRDFEIKFRSSLKRIVSSEYSKLKNDLYDNRLDGNAKFSHERLVELAKMIEQIVLNEEKIRECIDKLSFVVPSKFDYEYTLQSLRWVFFHKNFPHIKNTILYKKSLPESKFETFINNSNDLLASLKEIQSNFDLSLINFYELPKDQVKKQFKSLLVQVYKNTLPIYINFLKSKKELLDLKLNDFIEKTDSKRIYKNLEDIFLRQFYKLLITDLNTKVNHTLGVKNDLVKLYKEEESKLEEIAIFKIKNNIKNSIIKTDANYEVSILKKEANKKNKFMPLRMLFSRIGNLITDIKPCLMMSPLSVSSYLKDTPVQFDAVIFDEASQVKPEFALASIVREKQIIICGDKEQLPPTSFFERIGEDDTEYNENYEVTNLNDYDSILDVASSFLKTISLQNHYRSLNENLIYASNKEIYKNLISFPSNDLAQAKEALVYHKVNGIYKNSTNQIESDVVVNLVISLFKKYKDTKRIGVITCNISQQLLIEKKLYQQAANQIGIERYINNKDLFFIKNIETVQGDECDIAILNTIYGPGPDGIMRMSFGPINQANGYRRLNVAITRAREQMHIVTSIHGSDIIVDDSTSRGVKLLRNYLNLAEHGIDSKYDSLMNNSLFNEDFETEVYNELVKKGYSVQRKIGNSDFRIDLAVFDKENPDRFICGIECDGSKYLSSLSTRERDRVREMILNSRGWKLYRVWSADWFNNKDSELKKLVRFIEKAQNGQIANETQEINKAKSSIMQNLDETVIEQDLINSIFEEFPRYWNIKSDAFYTFYKEMYDPQNDSLPFDDKDIRMSILVDIINKYAPLHVRTLKQILASLPKKDFIEQPLKINKWLKDVLLDIPNEDDFKLGINNQNNIYLKENFFYVDNKEIKFRKNNIEYLETRKSNEFAPEEIQDFVYQTIIKSKVISLLGLQELFIELVGIKTVSPAIKKQIDLAVENLKVAGLIIENDEGVFSSSI; encoded by the coding sequence ATGAAGGTTGATATAATTGAAACATTAACCAATAAATTGTTAAAAATTGGTTTAGACAATCAAAACATTAATTTCAGGGAAACAAAAACTTCTACAGTTAAAATTAATTATGATTTGAATGCTTTTTTAGATAGTGTTGAAAAGAAAAAAAGCATTTATTTTGAGGCTTCTAAAAATGATATAAAACCTATTTTAAATGAAAGTCCTAAACATATTATTCTTCCTGCAGTTGGTAGCAAAGAAGAGCAAAGCAGAATCTTAAAAAACCTTTCTCGTAAGCATGCTACTTTTATAGAAGAAAATAATATTAACATTCTTTATTTAGCTGTAGGATTTGTTAGGTGAACTGAAGAAGATAAGTTCCAAACTGAGCACTACGCTCCGCTTTTATTCTTGCCAGTAAAGCTTATTCAAAAAAGTATTAAATCTCAATTTGAATTGCTTATTGAAGAATCTAACTTTATTGAAAACTTAGCTTTTATTAAGAAAATTAAAAAAGAATCTTCTTTTGATTTTTCATTAATTGATAAGCATCATTTAGAAAATTTATCACTTGCAAAATACTATGAAGAATATGCAAAGCTTTTCAAAAAGCATTTACCGAATCAAAAATGAACAATTGTAAATGATTGTTATCTTTCAATTTTCACTGACCAAAACCTTTACATTATTAACGATATTGAACAAAATCAAGAAAAGTTTTTAAACAATGATTTTGTTAAGTTAATTTTTGGTGAAAGCGCAAATTTAGAAAAATTTGATTTTAAAGACCTTTCAGATAAACAAGTGGATTTAAAATTAGATCCAAATAAATACTGACACTTTTTACCTGCTGATATTTCGCAAGAAAAAGCAATTCAATATGCTATTGATGGGAAAAGTTATGTGCTTCAAGGGCCACCAGGAACTGGAAAGAGTCAAACTATTATCAACATCATCACTGAGCTTATTGCTAGAAATAAAAAGGTTCTTTTTGTTTCTGAAAAGCAAGCTGCCTTAGATGTTGTTTATAACAAACTTCACTCAAATGGACTTAGTGATTTTGTACTTGCGATCCACAAAATTAGTGATAGAAATAAAAAAGATATTATTAATGATTTGCATAACAGCCTTGAAAACTCAAGAATTATCTCTGAAGTTAAACAAGATTTCACTGAAACAGTTAAAAATAGTTATACATCTGCTAAAGAAAAACTTATTAACTATGGTGAACTTCTTTTAGAAATTTATCAACCATTAAAAGTTAACTTATATCAATTAATTGGTAGATATTTTAACCTTAAGAAAGCCCAAGAGTTAATCTTTAAAATCCACAATATTTCAGCTATTGATGATAACCTTTTAAACAAAATTGTTTTAGGGATTAAAAAATACGAATTTAGCTTAAAAGAAATTGACTATAATTCAAAAAACAACCCTTGATATGGATTTAAAAACACAACAATTACTAATAACCAAACCAATACCCTTGGAAATCATTTTGAAACAGTAATTCAAAACTTTGATCCAGTCATGGAAGAAGAATTTATTAAAGAGCTTCATGAGTTTGAAAAATTCATTTACCTTATTAACTTAGATTGAAAATCACACACTTTAAATATTGAAGAAGATTTAAGACTTTTAGATTACAAAAACATTAAACAACACGAAAATGAAGAGCTTAAAAAAGAACTTCTTAAAATCTTTAAAACCACAGTGTTTAATTTAGATTTTTCTAAATATAGAGATTTTGAAATCAAGTTCCGTTCATCATTAAAAAGAATTGTATCTTCAGAATATAGCAAACTTAAAAATGATCTTTATGACAACAGGCTAGATGGTAATGCTAAATTTAGTCATGAAAGATTAGTTGAACTTGCTAAGATGATTGAACAAATTGTTTTAAATGAAGAAAAAATTAGAGAGTGCATTGATAAATTATCATTTGTAGTTCCATCTAAATTTGATTATGAATACACCTTGCAATCACTTAGATGAGTCTTTTTCCACAAGAATTTCCCACATATAAAAAACACCATTTTATATAAGAAATCTCTTCCAGAAAGCAAATTTGAAACCTTTATTAATAATTCAAATGATTTGCTTGCTTCACTTAAAGAAATTCAAAGTAACTTTGACCTTTCATTAATTAACTTCTATGAATTACCTAAAGATCAAGTTAAAAAACAATTTAAATCACTTTTAGTACAAGTATATAAAAACACACTTCCAATTTACATTAACTTCTTAAAATCTAAGAAAGAACTTCTTGATTTAAAACTTAATGATTTTATTGAAAAAACCGATTCAAAAAGAATTTACAAAAACCTTGAAGATATCTTCCTTCGTCAATTCTACAAGCTTTTAATTACTGATTTAAACACTAAAGTGAACCACACATTAGGTGTTAAAAATGATTTAGTTAAACTTTATAAAGAAGAAGAAAGTAAACTTGAAGAAATTGCGATCTTCAAAATTAAAAACAATATTAAAAATAGCATCATTAAAACCGATGCTAACTATGAAGTTTCAATTCTTAAAAAAGAAGCTAATAAGAAAAATAAATTTATGCCTTTAAGAATGCTTTTCAGCAGAATTGGAAATTTAATTACAGACATTAAACCATGTCTTATGATGTCTCCTTTATCAGTAAGTAGCTACCTTAAAGATACTCCTGTGCAATTTGATGCAGTTATTTTTGATGAGGCCTCACAGGTTAAACCAGAATTTGCTTTAGCTTCAATTGTTAGAGAGAAACAAATTATTATTTGTGGTGATAAAGAGCAACTTCCTCCTACAAGTTTCTTTGAAAGAATCGGGGAAGATGATACTGAATATAATGAAAATTATGAAGTTACAAACCTTAATGATTATGATAGTATTTTAGATGTTGCTTCCTCATTTTTAAAAACAATTTCGCTTCAAAACCACTACCGTTCTCTTAATGAAAACTTAATTTACGCTTCTAATAAGGAAATTTACAAAAACCTTATTTCATTCCCAAGTAATGATTTAGCCCAAGCTAAAGAAGCGCTTGTATATCACAAAGTAAATGGTATTTATAAAAACTCAACTAACCAAATTGAAAGTGATGTGGTTGTAAATTTAGTTATTTCATTATTTAAAAAATATAAAGATACCAAAAGAATTGGTGTTATTACATGTAATATTTCACAGCAACTTCTTATTGAGAAAAAACTTTACCAACAAGCAGCTAACCAAATTGGAATCGAAAGATACATCAATAATAAAGATTTATTCTTTATTAAAAACATCGAAACAGTGCAAGGTGATGAATGTGACATTGCTATTTTAAATACCATTTATGGACCTGGTCCTGATGGAATTATGAGAATGAGCTTTGGACCAATTAACCAAGCAAACGGATATAGACGGCTAAATGTTGCTATCACCAGAGCAAGGGAACAAATGCATATTGTTACCTCAATTCATGGAAGTGACATTATTGTTGATGATTCAACAAGCAGAGGGGTTAAATTATTACGTAACTACTTAAATTTAGCTGAGCACGGAATTGATTCAAAATATGATTCACTTATGAATAATTCATTATTTAATGAAGATTTTGAAACTGAAGTGTACAATGAGCTTGTGAAAAAAGGATATTCAGTTCAAAGAAAAATTGGAAATTCTGACTTTAGAATTGATTTAGCTGTCTTTGATAAAGAAAATCCAGATCGCTTTATTTGTGGTATTGAATGTGATGGTTCAAAATACCTTTCTTCACTTTCAACTCGTGAACGTGATAGAGTTAGAGAAATGATCTTAAATTCTCGTGGTTGAAAATTATACAGAGTATGATCAGCTGACTGATTTAATAACAAAGATAGCGAGCTTAAAAAGTTAGTTCGGTTCATTGAAAAAGCTCAAAATGGCCAAATTGCTAACGAAACTCAAGAAATTAATAAAGCTAAAAGTTCAATTATGCAAAACCTTGATGAAACTGTAATTGAACAAGATTTAATTAATTCAATTTTTGAAGAATTTCCAAGATATTGAAACATTAAATCTGATGCATTTTACACTTTCTACAAAGAAATGTATGATCCACAAAATGACAGCTTACCATTTGATGATAAAGACATTAGAATGTCAATTTTAGTGGATATTATTAACAAATATGCACCACTGCACGTAAGAACTTTAAAACAAATTCTTGCTTCACTTCCTAAGAAAGACTTCATTGAGCAACCTTTAAAAATTAATAAATGACTTAAAGATGTGCTTTTAGATATTCCAAATGAAGATGATTTCAAATTAGGAATTAATAATCAAAATAACATCTACTTAAAAGAGAATTTCTTCTATGTAGATAATAAGGAAATTAAATTTAGAAAAAATAACATTGAGTACTTAGAAACAAGAAAAAGTAATGAATTTGCTCCTGAAGAAATTCAAGACTTTGTTTACCAAACAATTATCAAATCTAAAGTAATTTCACTTCTTGGACTTCAAGAACTCTTTATCGAACTTGTTGGAATTAAAACTGTTTCACCAGCTATTAAAAAACAAATTGATTTAGCGGTAGAAAACCTTAAAGTTGCTGGTTTAATTATCGAAAATGATGAAGGTGTTTTCTCAAGTTCAATTTAG
- the rplA gene encoding 50S ribosomal protein L1: MAKRISKKLEAARAKFDRTVAYDLEEAIKLAKETSYANFDASIDLAFNLNLDVRKADQQLRGAVLLPFGTGKSIRVLVATNNPESAKSAKEAGADIVVDGPALEQKIKEDDFDFDVMVADPAMMPLLGKYGKKLGPKGLMPNPKTGTVTPTPAKTVEELKKGKANYRTDKAGIVHSLIGKSSMPTEHLVENAKTLISLIRKLKPAAVKGTYMLNLTVSASMGPSVKIKLEK; this comes from the coding sequence ATGGCTAAAAGAATTTCTAAAAAATTAGAAGCTGCTCGTGCTAAATTCGATAGAACAGTTGCTTATGATTTAGAAGAAGCAATTAAACTTGCTAAAGAAACTTCATATGCTAATTTTGACGCTTCAATCGATCTTGCATTCAACTTAAACCTTGACGTTCGTAAAGCTGACCAACAACTTCGTGGAGCTGTTTTACTTCCATTTGGAACAGGAAAATCAATTAGAGTATTAGTTGCTACAAACAACCCAGAATCAGCTAAATCAGCTAAAGAAGCTGGAGCTGACATTGTTGTTGATGGACCTGCTCTTGAACAAAAAATTAAAGAAGATGATTTTGACTTTGACGTAATGGTTGCAGATCCTGCTATGATGCCATTACTTGGAAAATACGGGAAAAAACTTGGACCTAAAGGTCTTATGCCTAACCCAAAAACAGGTACAGTTACACCTACACCTGCTAAAACTGTAGAAGAACTTAAAAAAGGTAAAGCAAACTACCGTACAGATAAAGCAGGGATTGTTCACTCTCTTATCGGTAAATCAAGTATGCCAACAGAACACTTAGTTGAAAACGCTAAAACATTAATTAGCTTAATTAGAAAACTTAAACCAGCTGCTGTTAAAGGAACATACATGCTTAACTTAACAGTTTCAGCATCAATGGGACCAAGCGTTAAAATTAAACTTGAAAAATAA
- a CDS encoding chromate transporter yields the protein MFILILLLTIALLIFVCLSVFGGGQVFIPIFVWLWKTIANVFNSQMAQETIDNVIAATNSSPGIVSIKFALFTGYLISEGNWWGYLIMILTYIIFILPAIFIMLLAMKYLKKFEQNRFLKNFLIVVKPVIAGILVALAIQLLIPIVAPGFTFNTPESYLSFPEFPSWDTIKNEYSYK from the coding sequence ATGTTTATTTTAATCTTACTTTTAACAATAGCTTTATTAATCTTCGTATGTCTTAGTGTTTTTGGTGGTGGGCAAGTTTTTATCCCTATTTTTGTCTGACTGTGAAAAACAATTGCAAATGTGTTTAATTCGCAAATGGCTCAAGAAACAATTGATAATGTTATTGCAGCTACAAATTCTTCACCAGGAATTGTTTCAATTAAATTTGCTCTTTTTACTGGTTATTTAATTTCTGAAGGCAATTGATGAGGATATTTAATAATGATCCTTACATATATAATCTTTATTTTGCCCGCTATTTTCATTATGCTTCTTGCGATGAAATACCTTAAAAAATTTGAGCAAAATAGGTTCTTAAAAAACTTTTTAATAGTTGTTAAGCCTGTAATTGCAGGAATATTAGTAGCACTTGCTATTCAACTTTTAATCCCAATTGTAGCCCCTGGATTTACTTTTAATACTCCTGAAAGTTATCTTAGTTTTCCTGAGTTTCCAAGTTGAGACACTATAAAAAACGAATACAGCTATAAATAA
- a CDS encoding IS1634 family transposase codes for MSYSLCKKKQNGKYYLVLAISKGFKKGYGNQVGLGYWEDIKEKYGLSSIEDMKEIAKKVDTSLDKAIAKEEFFKLLKPTSVKTSIQNIGVDLIYKVIKELDLFSVLPKSKHKSLEEVLEFFIATRIILPRSYMSQYKNKSDFINDINVKKSSIYNYLDVIFENKNSVLVNLFQKINEFTNRNNKVIHFDNTTVYFESFTREGMRKNGFSKDGKHNEDQVVIAMAVDENGIPIHYKVFPGNTADGKTMLSFVLELQSIYKIKDITIVADRGINNNANLRFLEQKGIKYIFQKRLDTLSIGMKKFILEDKHYVFRDEMFWKEQIVESVWNKNRFNGKYRKWCVFFSPGKKTLDKLKRNNFIDKLNKKTVNGELPLSSLVPEYKKKYMDIDGKTVGKLNWEKIKKKESEDGFYIIETNILDLTPEKANEIYRKQWKVEENFRTLKSSLQVRPVFVHNEQHILAHLLLCFIALVVLKYCLYKLKKYYEINGEIQKVTLDLFVDSLRMMTITKKEVNGKVVQEIINDLDENHKENIKIYKDFIACMS; via the coding sequence ATGAGTTACAGTTTATGCAAGAAAAAACAAAATGGAAAATATTATTTAGTTTTAGCTATTTCTAAAGGTTTTAAAAAAGGTTATGGAAATCAGGTTGGTCTAGGATACTGAGAAGATATCAAAGAAAAGTATGGATTATCTTCAATTGAAGATATGAAAGAAATAGCAAAAAAAGTAGATACATCTTTAGATAAAGCTATTGCAAAAGAAGAATTTTTTAAATTATTAAAACCCACTTCTGTAAAAACAAGTATCCAAAATATTGGAGTTGATTTAATTTATAAAGTTATTAAAGAATTAGATTTATTTTCAGTATTGCCAAAAAGTAAACATAAATCGTTAGAAGAGGTTTTGGAATTTTTCATAGCAACTAGAATTATCCTTCCAAGAAGCTATATGTCACAATATAAAAATAAAAGCGATTTTATAAATGATATTAATGTTAAAAAATCATCAATATATAACTATCTTGATGTTATTTTTGAAAATAAGAACTCTGTTTTAGTCAATTTATTTCAAAAAATAAATGAATTTACAAATCGCAATAATAAAGTTATTCACTTCGATAACACAACAGTTTATTTTGAAAGCTTTACAAGAGAAGGGATGAGAAAAAACGGTTTTTCAAAAGACGGAAAACACAATGAAGATCAAGTAGTCATAGCAATGGCTGTAGACGAAAACGGAATACCAATACACTATAAAGTTTTCCCAGGTAACACGGCTGATGGTAAAACAATGTTATCCTTCGTTTTAGAACTTCAATCAATCTATAAAATAAAGGATATTACAATAGTTGCAGATCGTGGAATAAATAACAACGCAAACTTACGTTTCCTAGAACAAAAAGGAATTAAATATATATTCCAAAAAAGATTAGATACATTAAGTATTGGGATGAAAAAATTCATTCTTGAAGACAAACATTATGTTTTTAGAGATGAAATGTTTTGAAAAGAACAAATTGTTGAATCTGTTTGAAATAAAAATAGATTTAATGGTAAATACAGAAAATGATGTGTGTTTTTCAGTCCTGGGAAAAAGACTTTAGATAAATTAAAAAGAAATAATTTTATTGATAAATTGAATAAGAAAACTGTAAATGGAGAACTGCCACTTAGTTCTTTAGTTCCAGAATATAAAAAGAAATATATGGACATTGATGGCAAAACAGTGGGTAAATTAAATTGAGAGAAAATTAAGAAAAAAGAATCTGAAGATGGTTTTTACATTATTGAAACCAATATTCTAGATTTAACACCAGAAAAAGCTAATGAAATTTACAGAAAACAATGAAAAGTAGAAGAAAATTTCAGAACATTAAAATCTTCTTTACAAGTTAGACCTGTTTTTGTTCATAATGAACAGCATATACTTGCACATCTTTTATTATGTTTCATTGCTCTTGTTGTTTTAAAATACTGTCTTTATAAATTAAAGAAATATTATGAAATCAATGGAGAAATACAAAAAGTGACGTTAGATTTATTTGTGGATTCATTAAGAATGATGACTATAACAAAAAAAGAAGTAAATGGAAAAGTGGTACAAGAAATAATTAATGATTTGGATGAAAACCACAAAGAAAATATAAAAATTTATAAAGATTTCATCGCATGTATGAGTTAA
- a CDS encoding chromate transporter: MTQIKPTIFKALLFILKLTFFAFGGGNALMPMIKKEAVESKKWITEEEFEKILIITNSLPGPSIIQSISYMCIKWFGFWKGIFLTIFAMLPHVLFAFGMFFVINLLPQKYLITFATSVIVTIIFIICNFAFHYIKRNIKQMNLYLWIGILLFSILFNLFIPAPFNLPVLAILSVLLIYICYYFVSLRVKKGDK, translated from the coding sequence ATGACACAGATTAAACCAACTATTTTTAAAGCTTTATTATTCATTTTAAAACTCACTTTCTTTGCTTTTGGTGGCGGAAATGCCTTAATGCCAATGATTAAAAAAGAAGCAGTTGAAAGCAAAAAATGAATCACTGAAGAAGAATTTGAAAAGATTTTAATTATCACCAACTCACTTCCTGGACCTTCAATTATTCAAAGCATTTCATATATGTGCATTAAATGATTTGGGTTTTGAAAAGGAATATTTCTCACTATTTTCGCAATGCTCCCACATGTTTTATTTGCTTTTGGAATGTTTTTTGTAATTAATTTACTTCCTCAAAAGTATTTAATCACTTTTGCTACTTCAGTTATTGTTACAATCATTTTTATTATTTGTAATTTTGCCTTTCATTACATTAAGCGAAATATTAAGCAAATGAATCTTTATTTATGAATTGGAATCTTACTTTTTTCAATTCTATTTAACCTTTTTATTCCTGCTCCATTTAACTTGCCAGTTTTAGCTATTTTAAGTGTGCTATTAATTTACATTTGTTACTATTTTGTAAGTTTAAGAGTTAAAAAAGGAGATAAATAA